In Erigeron canadensis isolate Cc75 chromosome 7, C_canadensis_v1, whole genome shotgun sequence, one DNA window encodes the following:
- the LOC122608296 gene encoding autophagy-related protein 18g, with the protein MKKVKGKVNNHGGGLLPNSLKIISSCIKTVSTNASTVVRTAGASVAASVSASSADDHRDQVIWAGFDRLEISPASFRHLLLLGYQTGFQVIDVEDASSFKELVSKRDGPVTFLQLLHIPAKSEDNEKFLQLHPLLLAVVGDEATQSRLGQNRAYFSASGRDGSSLSQSGASVDSPTAVRFYSLRSNCYVKVIRFRSAVLMVRCSPLVVAVGLENEIHCIDAVTLENRFTVPTYTVPRSGGQGVVGVNFGYGPLAVGPRWLAYASNKLLVSNTGHLSPKNLTPGISPSTSPSNGSLVARYAMESSKQLAAGIISLGDKGYKTFSRYYPEMLQDHPDSPTSKPSWKVRNASSEIDNAGMVIVKDVVSKAVISQFRAHSSPLSALCFDPSGTLLVTASIHGNNVNIFRIMSCTRTSSSNQIHDWNSSHVLLYKLHRGITSAVIQDISFSRDCQWISVVSSKGTCHVFVLSPFGGDVGYRSQGLQIQAISRVRSLPWWSTPSFVMDDQMFPPPPPLTLSVVGRLKNNSSGFLNSVSNAASFVGKTIIPSGAVAAVFHNSMTCRNQDVSKKVNSLENLLVYTPSGYVIQYELLPSMGIQHIDVGSRNSVSYQTGHEELGVKFESRQWWLVCRRLDSPEREECVSTTSDPSDSVYVGGQSLVISDSMLNDRSHWFLSNAEVQIHSGRLPLWQSTKVHFYVMRSANVEEFACGKAHIENIPCYEVDIRKKDLLPVFDHFNKDDRACSVRKSFGTSSVESSQFREKVSDESVIYLSKPASISSTESSDGGSSRRIENLLDLDPVNSEKYIIPTNHTLNELYIERKTCISPPLLHPNLTETSISPGKLYNTNTIHLDHNSTMSSPLLSADHFDIKELPRPSLSPEKPVDFEGCFQEGCYKAVEPEGGYKLTGGSFDYGETDGNHFEREISENDGEEDELLGGMFDLYEEG; encoded by the exons ATGAAGAAAGTAAAAGGAAAAGTAAACAATCACGGCGGAGGATTGTTACCTAATTCGTTGAAGATTATATCTTCGTGTATTAAAACTGTTTCTACTAATGCTAGCACCGTCGTTCGTACCGCCGGTGCTTCCGTCGCTGCTTCTGTTTCTGCTTCTTCTGCTGATGATCACAGAGATCAG gtAATATGGGCTGGCTTCGATAGATTAGAAATCAGTCCTGCTTCCTTCAGACATCTACTATTACTTGGTTATCAGACTGGCTTTCAAGTGATTGATGTTGAGGATGCTTCTAGTTTTAAGGAGCTTGTATCAAAGCGTGATGGACCTGTAACTTTCTTACAGTTGTTGCATATTCCTGCAAAGTCCGAGGACAATGAGAAGTTCCTACAGTTACATCCGTTACTATTGGCTGTTGTTGGTGATGAAGCCACTCAGTCCAGGCTAGGTCAAAATCGAGCCTACTTTAGCGCATCGGGTAGGGATGGTTCAAGTTTGTCTCAATCAGGAGCCTCTGTGGATTCTCCTACTGCTGTGCGGTTCTATTCTCTGCGGTCGAACTGTTATGTGAAGGTTATTAGATTCAGATCAGCTGTTCTTATGGTCAGATGTAGTCCTTTGGTGGTTGCTGTGGGTCTTGAAAATGAG ATACACTGCATAGATGCGGTCACACTTGAGAATAGGTTTACAGTTCCCACGTATACGGTTCCTCGATCTGGAGGACAAGGAGTGGTTGGAGTTAACTTTGGGTATGGTCCATTGGCAGTGGGTCCGCGGTGGCTAGCATATGCTTCAAACAAACTGCTTGTATCGAACACGGGCCACTTAAGTCCAAAGAACCTTACTCCGGGTATAAGCCCATCCACCTCACCCAGCAATGGTTCTTTGGTGGCTCGTTATGCCATGGAATCAAGCAAACAGTTAGCTGCAGGAATAATCAGCCTCGGTGATAAGGGGTATAAAACGTTCTCTAGGTACTATCCGGAAATGCTCCAAGACCATCCAGATTCTCCTACATCAAAACCATCCTGGAAAGTTAGGAATGCTTCTTCTGAAATAGATAATGCTGGAATG GTCATAGTGAAGGATGTTGTTTCAAAAGCTGTTATATCACAGTTTAGGGCTCACTCAAGTCCACTGTCTGCTTTATGTTTTGATCCAAGTGGGACCCTTCTGGTTACAGCCTCGATACATGGTAATAACGTTAATATCTTCCGAATTATGTCTTGTACCCGCACCAGTTCTAGCAATCAAATTCATGATTGGAATTCCTCACATGTCCTTCTTTACAAGCTTCACCGTGGCATAACATCAGCT GTTATCCAAGACATAAGCTTTAGTCGCGACTGTCAGTGGATTTCTGTTGTTTCATCCAAAGGGACTTGTCATGTGTTTGTTCTATCACCATTCGGTGGCGACGTGGGCTATCGTTCTCAAGGGCTCCAAATTCAGGCTATCAGCCGGGTTCGATCTCTGCCATGGTGGTCTACTCCCTCATTTGTTATGGACGATCAAATGTTTCCACCTCCACCCCCGCTTACACTTTCTGTAGTGGGCAGGTTAAAGAATAACAGTTCAGGATTTCTTAATTCTGTTAGCAATGCTGCTTCTTTTGTGGGAAAAACAATTATACCCTCTGGTGCTGTTGCCGCTGTTTTCCATAATTCCATGACCTGCCGTAATCAGGATGTTTCTAAAAAGGTTAATTCCTTGGAAAATCTCTTAGTTTATACTCCATCTGGATATGTAATTCAATATGAACTTTTGCCTTCAATGGGAATCCAACATATTGATGTTGGTTCAAGAAACTCAGTTTCATATCAAACTGGCCACGAGGAATTGGGTGTGAAGTTTGAATCTCGGCAATGGTGGCTTGTGTGCCGAAGATTGGATTCTCCAGAAAGGGAGGAATGTGTTTCAACTACCTCTGACCCTAGTGACAGTGTCTATGTGGGAGGTCAATCGCTGGTCATAAGTGATTCCATGTTAAATGATAGATCCCATTGGTTTCTGTCTAATGCCGAGGTCCAAATACATTCTGGGAGATTACCTTTGTGGCAGAGTACCAAG GTGCATTTCTACGTTATGAGATCTGCGAACGTGGAAGAATTTGCATGTGGAAAGGCTCACATTGAGAACATTCCATGTTATGAAGTTGACATAAGAAAAAAGGATTTGTTGCCTGTTTTTGACCATTTCAACAAGGATGACAG AGCCTGTTCTGTCAGAAAAAGTTTTGGTACCTCATCCGTGGAGTCCAGTCAATTTAGAGAGAAAGTTAGTGATGAATCCGTCATCTATCTTTCAAAGCCAGCATCGATTAGCTCCACGGAAAGCTCAGATGGAG GGTCATCCCGAAGGATCGAGAATTTGCTTGATCTTGATCCAGTGAATTCTGAAAAGTATATAATACCCACAAATCATACTCTGAACGAACTATATATTGAAAGGAAAACCTGTATTAGTCCGCCCTTATTACACCCAAATCTGACAGAAACATCAATTTCCCCTGGCAAGCTTTACAACACTAACACTATTCATCTGGACCATAACAGTACAATGAGCTCCCCATTGTTAAGTGCTGACCATTTTGATATCAAGGAATTGCCTCGCCCATCCCTGTCCCCAGAAAAGCCAGTAGATTTTGAGGGGTGTTTTCAAGAGGGTTGTTATAAGGCGGTTGAACCTGAGGGTGGCTACAAGCTTACCGGAGGTTCATTTGATTATGGTGAAACTGATGGAAATCATTTTGAGAGGGAAATCTCAGAGAATGATGGGGAGGAGGATGAATTACTTGGTGGCATGTTTGACCTTTATGAAGAAG GTTGA
- the LOC122608297 gene encoding LEC14B protein, producing MFFRAWNTAIGDMGYALSRLEIDPDYSDSESSLVGDDHDSPRPSSQNDLDHEVAQLTKIRSAPHERLKRVLPRREEFPVSPVKMLAGREGNYSGRGRFSSADQCHLLNKYLPVKGPSTIDQLTTRAYVSQFSNDGSLFVAAFQGSHIKVYNAEMGWKLQKNIVARSLRWTITDTSLSPDKRFLVYATMSPMVNIVNIGSAATESHANVTEIHEGLEFSGDDEGGYSFGIFSVKFSNDGKELVAGSSDDSIYVYDIEANKLSLRIQAHTSDVNSVCFADETSHLIYSGSDDNLCKVWDRRCFRSKGKPAGILVGHLEGITHLDSRNDGRYFISNGKDQTIKLWDIRKMSPNAIHTPGFRNYEWDYRWMDYPLRARDVKHPNDQSVSTYKGHSVLRTLIRCYFSPEYSTGQKYIYTGSHDSCVYVYDLVSGAQVARLVHHKSTVRDCSWHPYYPMLVSSSFDGDIAKWEFPGNADAPIPVNTSRPRRQHFD from the exons ATGTTCTTTAGGGCGTGGAATACTGCTATAGGTGATATGGGATATGCTCTTAGTAGATTGGAGATAGACCCGGATTATTCTGATAGTGAATCTTCTCTTGTTGGAGATGATCATGACAGTCCTCGACCTTCGTCTCAAAATGATTTGGATCATGAAGTTGCCCAGTTAACTAAAATCAGATCGGCACCCCATGAAAGGTTGAAACGGGTTCTTCCTCGAAGAGAGGAGTTTCCAGTTTCACCGGTGAAGATGTTAGCTGGACGAGAAGGGAATTATTCTGGTAGAGGTAGGTTTTCTTCAGCAGATCAATGTCATCTTCTTAACAAATATCTACCAGTTAAAGGTCCTTCTACAATCGACCAATTGACTACCCGCGCTTATGTCTCGCAATTTTCAAATGATGGCTCCCTTTTTGTTGCTGCATTTCAG GGAAGCCACATTAAAGTTTATAATGCTGAAATGGGGTGGAAACTTCAAAAAAATATTGTTGCCAGAAGCTTGCGCTGGACGATTACAGATACATCTCTTTCACCAGATAAACGTTTCCTG GTTTATGCGACTATGTCTCCTATGGTCAACATTGTCAATATTGGATCTGCTGCAACAGAGTCTCATGCAAATGTTACG GAGATCCATGAAGGGCTTGAATTTTCTGGTGATGATGAAGGGGGGTATTCATTTGGAATTTTTTCTGTAAAGTTTTCTAATGATGGCAAAGAACTTGTAGCTGGAAGTAGTGATGATTCAATTTATGTTTATGATATTGAAGCAAACAAACTTTCCCTTCGAATTCAAGCACATACG TCAGATGTAAATAGCGTGTGTTTTGCTGATGAAACCAGTCACCTGATATATTCTGGGAGTGATGACAATCTCTGCAAG GTTTGGGACAGACGCTGCTTCAGATCAAAAGGAAAACCTGCTGGAATCCTGGTGGGGCACCTAGAAGGAATTACACATCTTGATAGCCGTAATGATGGTCGTTATTTCATTTCAAATGGAAAGGATCAGACCATCAAGCTTTGGGATATCCGAAAGATGTCCCCTAATGCCATTCA cACTCCTGGGTTCAGGAACTATGAATGGGATTATAGATGGATGGACTACCCTCTTCGGGCACGGGATGTGAAACATCCAAATGATCAATCTGTTTCCACATATAAAGGTCATTCCGTATTACGTACACTGATACGCTGCTACTTTTCACCAGAGTATAG CACTGGCCAGAAGTATATCTATACTGGTTCTCATGATTCTTGTGTTTATGTTTATGATTTG GTGAGTGGAGCTCAAGTTGCGCGACTTGTCCACCATAAGTCAACTGTACGAGATTGCAGTTGGCACCCTTATTATCCAATGCTTGTTAGTTCTTCATTTGACGGAGATATCGCAAAGTGGGAATTTCCTGGTAATGCAGATGCCCCAATTCCTGTGAACACTAGTAGGCCGCGAAGACAACATTTTGATTGA
- the LOC122608298 gene encoding LRR receptor-like serine/threonine-protein kinase ER1 encodes MPGSNYFTSWDFTSDPCNFAGVFCSGERVISLNLGDPRAGAPGLSGRIDPAIGKLTQLAELTIVPGRVMGQLPATISELKNLRFIGISRNFISGKIPVALSQLTELRTLDLSYNNLAGNIPPAVGSLPALTNLVLCHNHLSGSIPSFVSQTLTRLDLKHNNLTGPIEPGSLPSSLQYLSLSWNRFNGSLEYVLPNLNQLNYLDLSLNRFTGPIPSCVFSFPITNLQLERNLFSGPVQPFNDVSIPTVDLSHNMLYGQVSPLFSKVQNLYLNNNRFTGSVPTVLVDRLTGGDIQLLYLQHNYLTGVPIDPMVEIPLSSSLCLQYNCMVLPIQTPCPIEAGTQKTRPTTQCMQWKG; translated from the exons ATGCCCGGATCAAATTATTTTACATCATGGGATTTCACATCCGACCCATGTAACTTCGCCGGAGTTTTTTGCTCTGGCGAAAGAGTCATTTCTTTAAACCTCGGAGACCCACGCGCCGGCGCGCCTGGTCTTTCTGGCCGGATTGACCCAGCCATCGGTAAGTTGACCCAGCTCGCGGAACTCACCATTGTCCCCGGCCGTGTAATGGGTCAACTTCCGGCGACCATTTCTGAGCTTAAAAATCTCCGGTTTATCGGTATCAGTCGTAATTTTATCTCTGGCAAGATTCCGGTGGCATTGAGTCAACTCACTGAGTTAAGAACACTTGATTTGAGTTACAACAACCTCGCCGGAAATATACCCCCGGCGGTCGGAAGTCTACCGGCGTTAACCAACCTTGTTTTATGTCATAATCATTTGTCCGGTTCAATCCCTTCTTTTGTTTCACAAACATTAACCCGGTTGGACCTTAAACACAACAACTTAACCGGTCCGATTGAACCGGGATCACTCCCATCATCTTTACAATATCTTTCCCTTTCTTGGAACCGGTTCAACGGTTCACTAGAATATGTGCTCCCAAATCTAAACCAGCTTAACTATTTAGACTTAAGCTTGAACCGGTTCACAGGTCCAATACCGAGTTGTGTATTTTCGTTCCCAATAACAAATCTTCAACTCGAACGAAATTTATTTTCTGGCCCGGTTCAACCGTTCAATGATGTTTCGATCCCAACTGTTGATCTTAGTCATAATATGTTGTATGGGCAAGTGTCACCATTATTTTCAAAAGTGCAAAatctttatttaaataataaccGGTTCACTGGGTCAGTTCCGACTGTCTTAGTGGACCGGTTAACGGGTGGAGATATACAATTGTTATATCTCCAACATAACTATTTAACGGGGGTTCCAATAGATCCAATGGTTGAGATTCCTTTAAGTAGTTCGTTATGTTTACAATATAATTGTATGGTGTTACCGATTCAAACTCCATGCCCGATTGAAGCTGGTACTCAGAAGACCCGACCCACAACACAATGCATGCAATGGAAAGG GTGA
- the LOC122607097 gene encoding probable LRR receptor-like serine/threonine-protein kinase RKF3: MATTTTTTTLYLFITIFLTLTFSSAQNDTVSCPLNFNLIRNLVGTNRPSSLNILDACRYTRLGLQLVESEYLSRTNSFTPPPAAAESCWSAYQTLADDFFPNFDLRKNCGFQTNWISTSGCMNINNKTDFERRISQSARNGVVSACNQSLSGSACSACTVALSNLQAVYLNGESNGNLTDCKTFPFIYTAAFVNRFGPTDRGTAFCLFSLDFVSKKSNNKHKVIVIVIVVILVSFFALVLSIGLWYYRKKKIKEMRRRRRINGNGNEMTSGSALDAISGSTSLVKYTIDEIKEATRNFSRENIIGRGGYGNVYKGVLPDNTEVALKRFKNCSAAGDASFTHEVEVIASVRHVNLVALRGYCIATTQYEGYQRIIVCDLVSNGSLHDHLFGIGVRGRVNLTWPIRRKIALGTARGLAYLHYGAQPAIIHRDIKASNILLDENFEAKVADFGLAKFAPEGATHLSTRVAGTMGYVAPEYALYGQLTERSDVYSFGVVLLELLSGKKALLEVGDGQPVLLADWAWSMVRKGTPLEVIDSEMTECGSPEIMEKYVLAAVLSSHPQLYARPTMDQVLKMLDTDLPVPSIPERPIPLIAGLEDIERSISSSGSGQLSTPRGYQAYTHEMDGRSAAMVDMDGLSATVKEEEEEDDNDEDEKARLSSDR, translated from the coding sequence ATggcaaccaccaccaccaccactaccctGTATCTATTCATCACCATTTTTCTAACTTTAACATTCTCCTCAGCTCAAAACGACACCGTTTCATGTCCTCTAAACTTCAACTTAATCCGTAACCTTGTTGGTACTAACCGCCCTTCCTCACTCAACATCCTGGATGCGTGTCGGTACACGCGCTTAGGCCTTCAGTTAGTCGAGTCCGAATATCTCAGCCGCACCAACTCCTTTACTCCGCCGCCGGCCGCTGCGGAATCCTGCTGGTCCGCTTACCAAACCCTAGCCGACGACTTTTTTCCCAACTTTGACCTCCGAAAAAACTGCGGTTTTCAAACTAATTGGATTAGTACTTCAGGTTGTATGAATATAAATAACAAGACAGATTTTGAACGTAGAATTTCGCAATCTGCGCGAAACGGCGTCGTTTCAGCTTGTAATCAGTCGTTATCCGGTTCGGCTTGTTCAGCGTGTACTGTTGCGCTTTCGAATTTGCAAGCGGTTTATTTAAACGGCGAAAGTAACGGAAATTTAACGGATTGTAAGACTTTTCCATTTATTTACACGGCGGCGTTTGTTAATCGGTTCGGTCCGACCGATAGAGGTACCGCATTTTGTTTATTTTCGCTTGATTTTGTTTCGAAGAAATCGAATAATAAACATAAAGTTATTGTGATTGTGATTGTTGTAATTTTAGTATCATTTTTCGCCTTAGTTTTATCGATAGGATTGTGGTATTataggaagaaaaaaataaaggaaatgaGACGTAGGAGGAGGataaatggaaatggaaatgaaatgaCTTCTGGATCCGCGTTGGACGCGATATCCGGAAGTACTAGTTTAGTTAAGTATACAATTGATGAAATCAAAGAAGCTACTAGGAATTTTTCGAGAGAGAATATAATAGGGAGAGGAGGTTATGGTAATGTCTATAAAGGTGTGTTGCCGGATAATACTGAAGTTGCGTTAAAACGGTTTAAGAATTGTTCGGCGGCAGGTGATGCTAGTTTTACACACGAGGTTGAAGTGATTGCGAGTGTTCGTCATGTGAATTTGGTTGCGTTGAGAGGGTATTGTATTGCGACGACACAATACGAGGGTTATCAACGGATTATTGTTTGTGATTTGGTTAGTAATGGTAGTTTACATGATCATCTTTTTGGGATAGGGGTGAGGGGGAGGGTGAATCTTACTTGGCCTATACGCAGGAAGATTGCGTTAGGTACGGCTAGAGGGTTGGCTTATTTGCATTATGGGGCGCAGCCTGCGATTATTCATAGGGATATTAAAGCGAGTAATATACTTTTGGATGAGAACTTTGAAGCTAAAGTGGCGGATTTTGGGTTGGCTAAGTTTGCACCTGAAGGTGCAACTCATTTGAGTACTAGGGTGGCTGGAACTATGGGTTATGTTGCTCCAGAGTATGCGTTGTATGGCCAGTTGACGGAGAGAAGTGATGTTTATAGCTTTGGGGTTGTTTTGTTAGAGCTTTTAAGTGGTAAAAAGGCTTTATTAGAGGTTGGGGATGGTCAACCAGTGCTTTTAGCTGATTGGGCTTGGTCAATGGTGCGAAAAGGTACACCATTAGAAGTTATTGATAGTGAAATGACCGAATGTGGTTCGCCAGAGATCATGGAGAAGTATGTTTTGGCTGCGGTTCTTTCGTCTCATCCACAGTTATATGCTAGACCCACGATGGATCAAGTGTTGAAGATGTTAGATACGGATTTACCCGTTCCTTCGATACCCGAAAGGCCGATACCACTTATAGCTGGACTTGAGGATATTGAGAGATCTATTAGTAGTAGTGGATCAGGTCAGTTATCAACTCCTAGAGGGTATCAAGCATATACACATGAGATGGATGGGAGATCGGCCGCAATGGTAGATATGGACGGACTATCTGCCACTGtaaaggaggaggaggaggaggatgacAACGATGAAGACGAGAAAGCCCGTCTTTCAAGTGACAGATAG